The Microcoleus sp. FACHB-672 sequence GAGGGCGAACCTCTGAATTGTCAGCCGTTGGGCTGCTACCAGCGGCTCTACAGGGCATTGATATCCATGCCATGCTGGCTGGGGCTAAGGAAATGGACGCTGCCACCAGAAAGCCTCAAATTAAGGGAAATCCAGCGGCTCTGTTAGCCCTATCTTGGTACTATGCCGGCAACGGAAAGGGCGAAAAAGACATGGTTGTGCTGCCCTATAAGGACAGTCTGCTCCTGTTCAGCCGGTATCTGCAACAGCTGGTTATGGAATCGCTAGGTAAAGAAAAAGACCTGGATGGTAACATTGTTCATCAAGGCATTGCAGTCTATGGCAACAAAGGCTCAACCGATCAACACGCTTATGTGCAGCAACTACGCGATGGGGTGCCAAATTTCTTCCTTACGTTTATTGAGGTCTTAGAAGACCGGCAAGGCCCATCACCAGAAGTAGAACCGGGCATCACATCGGGAGACTATCTGTGTGGCTTCCTTTTGGGCACCCGGCAAGCGCTTTACGAAAATCAGCGTGATTCAATTACCGTGACGATTCCTCAGGTAAATCCCCGCACAGTTGGTGCCTTAATTGCCCTGTACGAACGAGCCGTGAGTTTGTATGGGTTTCTGGTGAATGTTAATGCCTATCACCAACCGGGCGTAGAAGCCGGTAAAAAAGCCGCTGCAGTCATCCTCGATCTGCAGAAACGCGTATTACAAGTGCTGCAAACTGAAAGTCAACCCCTTTCCCTAGAAGCCATAGCCGACAAAGCCAATGCACCTGACCAGATCGAGGCGATTTACAAAATCCTACGCCATCTAGCGGCTAACGACCGGCAAGGCGTCAAATTGCATGGCACTCTTGGCGAACCCGCTAGTTTAAAGGTAGTTGTGACTTAGGACAGGTGTTTATTCCGCTACAGTTGACCTAGTCTAGAAGTGGAAACTCGGCTTTTTTAGATTTTGGATTTTGGATTTTGGATCAACCAAAAATTCAAAATCCAAAATTTAAAATCTAAAATCCTTATGTTTGCTGTCTGCGCCCCATGCCCTTGACAATTCTTGTTGTTGATGACGATCCAGGTACTCGTCTGGCCATCAGCCATTACCTTGAGATGTCTGGCTACTCAGTGATCACAGCTGAGAATGGTCAAGAAGCCTTGAAAATGGTTGATGAATACCAGCCGCATTTGATGGTGACAGACATCATCATGCCTCGGATGGATGGCTATCAACTGGTACGGCAAGTCCGCCAAAGGCCGGCTTTTCGCTTGTTGCCAGTTATTTTCTTAACCGCTCGTACCAATACCGAGGAACGAATTCGCGGCTACCAATTAGGGTGTGACATTTATTTGCCAAAACCCTTTGAATTGGATGAGTTGGGAGCAGTTATTCGCAATCTCTTGGAGCGATCACAGTTAATTCAATCTGAGTGGCGGTTCTCTTATCCAGATACCTTGCGCTCTCCAAATGGTTCGGTGCTGCCATCGCACCTCCCTCAAGCCGAGGCATCTGAGGCTAAGCCAATCCCCGCAACTGATAGCGAGCCGGTGCTTCCTCTCACCCAAAGAGAACAAGAAGTTTTGGATTTACTAACGGTTGGTCTTTCTAACGTTCAAATTGGCGAGTGTCTCCACCTCAGTCCCCGCACTGTGGAAAAGTACGTTAGCAGTCTTCTGAGAAAAACCTCAACCAGTAACCGAGCAGAACTGGTTCGTTTTGCAATGGAGCATCATTTAGTAAAGTAGCTAAGGGCTAATGGTTAATTGCTAATTGCCATCAATTATGAACAATTAGCAATTAGCCCTTAGCCCTTGAGTTTGATGCTTGATTGTTAATAATGTACTGTAATAGACCCTGACAGGCATCTGAAAGCAAATCAATGACATAGTTAAAGCCGTCGGAGCCACCATAATAGGGATCGGGTACTTCTTTGTCCTTATGCTGGGTGCAAAAGTCACACATCATTCTAACTTTGTCTCGATATTTGCCGGCAGGATCTAAGGAAATAATATCTCGGTAATTCTCCCCATCCATTGCCAAAATTAAATCAAATTGTTCAAAGTCTATTTTCTGAAATTGACGCGCTTCACCTAAAAATTTCATCCCCCGCTGACTGGCAGCCGCAACCATGCGCCGATCAGGTGGGTTACCAACGTGATAGCTAGCAGTGCCGGCAGACTCACAAATAATCTGCTCGCTCAAATCTGCTTCTGCAATCAGGTGGTTCATGATATTCTCGGCTGCCGGTGAACGGCAAATATTTCCAAGGCAAACGAATAAAAGTTTGTAGGGCATTCGTAAATATCTCTGGTTCTATAGATGAAAGTGTCAGTGTTGGTTTTTCCCAAGTATCTATTAACGCCCCAGAGCGGTTGCAAAAAAGCCAAAAGCAGGATGGGCTAATATCTAAAGTGCTTGGGGTCTTCAGGCTAAGTTGGGCGACGAAATTATACCATCTTATCTCTTAGATTCGAGCTAGAGCGTCATTTGCCCTGTTTTTCCATTGTTTGGAAACTTACTACAAAATGGAAGGTGCCGCGTTTGCCCGCTCGTTGTGTCTTTCCGGTTGTTGGAAAATTAGAGAATATAAAAACCCTAGCTAGAGTGTAGGCACTCGCTGCTAATCTTGACCGACCATACACAAGAGTGCGACGCTTTTGCAGGTGCGCGGCTTAGTGTACGACCCCATCGGTTTTTATAGGAAATTGCTTGATGTTTAAAAGCAAACGTGGAATTTACCAAACCCGCCGTCCATTCCCCAAACCACTAGCGATCCTCTTGTCGATCCCTGTGGCGCTCATTGTCTTAGAAATACTGCTCCGCATTTTGACGGCAATTACCGGCTTTAGTGATGAATTGGCCGGTTATGAAGCTGAACGTAAAATAGTCACTGCGTATCGGCTCAAATTTCTCAACCAAGCACAAGTCCCCTATGATGGACTCTCGAATAGGGGATCTTTGATCGCTCAAGGAAATGAGCTGCTCGGTTACAAACTTGCGAAGAACCAACAGAGCGATTTTTGGCGCATTAATGAGCAAGGCTTTCGGGCTGATGAGCCGGTGGCATTACAAAAGCCTCCGGGTGAAATTAGAATATTTGTTTTAGGGGGAGCTGCGGCTTTTGGCTACCTCAGTTTAAACAATCAAACGACCTTGGCCGGCCAACTTGAACAGCGTCTAAACCAACAGACAGGGAAGCAACAGCCCAACTCAGAGAAAACTCCCTCGGAAAACGAACAAGGGGATACATCGGCTTCTTCCGTCCCAATACGGCAGGGTCAGTATCGCGTCATTAATGCTGGCGTACCGGGTTATACCTCAGGTAATGAAGCCGTTCAATTAGCCCTCGATATTTTGGCCTACAAACCCGATCTAATCTTGGTTTTGAATGGATATGAAGACTTGATGTTACCCAGCACCCAGCAAGGCGCTGATATTCCTGGCGTACAGACCTTCCTGCAAAATGCTTCCACTCATTTCTCAGCCTCTGTAACTCAGGGATGGCAAAATTGGATCACTCAAAGTTATCTCCTTAAAGGAGTCCAATACTGGATCTTGCGGCCCCATGAAGCTCCGCTTAAAAACTACGCCAACCAATTGAGTCTAGTTGCCGACAATTCTGTACTTCCTCCAGCCAAACACTTAGCCGGTGATACTGAGGAACTGCAACGTCGGGTGGGCCGGTACCGGCATCATCTCCAGCAAATGGCTCGTCTAACGGCAGCCGCGAATGTTCCGTTAATTGTGGCGGTTCAGCCGGAAATTACGGGCCGGGGGCAAAATAATCCCATTCCCGACGAGCGGGAGATTTTAGATCAGCTAGGAAAATCCTACGCTCAAGGCGTGGAAGCAGGATTTTCACAGTTAGGGGCAGTTGTTAAGGATGTAGAGCGAGAATTTCCCAAGAATGTGACGGCGCTGAACCTCTACAATTTCTATGCAGACTTTCGCGATCCAGCTTTTCAGGATGCGGTTCATTTGTCCGATGTTGCCAATACAGAACTTGCCAACCGCCTATCTGAGAGCGTCAGTAAGGCGTTGCAAACACAGACGAAACCCCAAAATTAGCCCAGTGAAGTAGGCTAGGGGCAACAGGAGCGGGAAATGCTGTTAATAGCAACACTAGGCGCTCGGTATTTCTACCGGCTGAGCGCAGGTTTGATGGTAGATTAGGGTGCGGGTTTGACTCATCGCTCAGCCAGCGCAAGGACGGTTGGGCAAATGAGAACTGCTGGCGAGTCAGAGAAGATATCTCAGGGTGAGTCTCGCCAGCGATGTGAGCCGGATTATATAACCACTTCCAGACTAGAAACGTGATTGATGCCTTGGCAAGCGCGAAGAGACTTGTTACAGACCAGGCAGATTAAGTCCCCCTGTCAACTCTTCCATGCGCTCTCGCATGGTTGTCGTGGATTTGTTGTAGGCATCTTGCATCGCGATGGTGACAAGTTCAGACACAACATCTGCGCCTTCACCCAGAGCATCCGGTGAAATCACCACCCCACGGGGTTCTTGATTTCCACTCACAATAACTTTGACCAAACCGCCGCCGGCTTGTCCCTCGATTTCCATTTGATCGAGTTCTTCTTGGAGCTTTTTAGCTCCTTCTTGTACCTGCTGGGCTTTTTTAAAAGCTTCGGTCAGCTCTTTCATTTTCCCCAGACCGAAGCCAAATCCCTGTCCTTTTGACATAATTTCTAAACTCTGAATGGATTAGGGTTGCATTTGACAGACTGCCGTTTCAGCGCTTTGCGCTTGAGCGGGCAGACAAAGAGGTCAATTTGAATGCTGTCACTACAGACTTCTTGTTGTCAGGCATTCAATTGCTCGCGCACTTTGACTTTTACGCCGGCAGATGAAGATCCACAAAGGCGTGGACTGGCTGCTTCAATTGACAAGAAGCCCCAGCCAAAGAGCCGGTGATTGCTCCAGATACTCATGTTATCAACTGTGACGCCTGATAGGAGCGCGACCCGTCAAAAGAAAGTGAAAAGTTAAAAGTGGGTAGGGTCGCCCCCACTCACTCAGATGGCGTAGATATCCGACTTGCCGCTCACTAAATCGGTTGAAATTCTCCGAGTATTTTAACTTCTGGTTCTAAACACAAAGACCAACGCTGTTCCACCTGCTCCTGAACGTAACGGATCAGTTGGAATATCTCATTTGCGGTGGCTCCGCCACAGTTAAGAATAAAATTAGCATGGCGCTGGGCGACTTGAGCGCCTCCAATTTGATATCCTTTCAGACCGGCTTGCTCAATTAACCAAGCGGCTTTGAGGGGATTGGGATTGCGAAAAACACTGCCACAGCTAGGCAAATGGTAGGGTTGAGTGGTTTGTCGTTCCTTGAGATGTTGCGCCGTTATCGCCATCACCTTTGCCGGCTCTGCTCCAGGCCGCAGTTGAAACGTCGCTTGGCTAACTAAGCGATCGCCGCCTTGGAGTTGGGAACTGCGGTAGCTATAGCCTAGGTCTGGGGCGGTGAGAATGTCTACTGTGCCGCTCGGCGAAAAGACATGAGCGTTCACTAAAATCTCGGCAGTACAGCCGCCGTGGGCACCGGCATTCATCACCACAGCCCCCCCAACGGTGCCAGGAATTCCCACCGCCCACTCTAGCCCTTCCCAGCCCCGCTCTGCAGCTTGCCAAGCAAGGCGAACAAGTGGTTCGCCGGCTGCAGCGGTCACTTGGCCGGTTTCTGCATCAAAGTGAGAGTGGCGCAGGTGGCGAGTGCAAATCACTAAGCCGTCTAGGCCGTGATCGCTCACCAATAAATTAGAACCGGCACCCAACAAAGTAATGGGCACACCTTCAGCAACCGCCCACTCGAAACTTGCTTGCAAGTCGTCCAAGTGGCGGGGCGCAATGTACCATTCAGCAGGGCCGCCTACGCGAAAGGAGGTTAGAGTTGCCAGGGAAACTTGAGACTTAATTTGACAATTCGTTCCTGGCAGGGAAATTGGCGAATCTGGTTTCAAAAAATTGGCCTCGGGAGTGGCAGTCACACTAGCAGTTTTGAAAACACTAGGAGGATCATAGGAAAGAGTCATGATAATTTAGGTGCTTAAATTCCTATAGACCTACATTCTGAAAGCGGGTAAACAAGCGTTTTTTTTGCTTGTATCAGGGCGCAAGAAACGGATGTTTCAGCAGCTCAGGCGCGACGGTGCGCTTCGTGAGACCGTTCCTGCTCTGACTTTTCATAAAAAGTCATGACCTCTGGAATGATCTGATTTAGATTACCCGCTCCCAGAAATAAGGCAACATCGCCGGGGAGGAGCGTTTCTGTGAGAAACGCACAAACTGACTGTAAAGACGGTTGATAGTGTACCTGATGATGGTAAGTGGCAATTAAATCGGCAACTTGCTGACCGCTCACTTGCCCTAAGTCTGGTTCACCGGCGCTATAGATATTCGTAAGAACAACGATATCGGCATCGCTAAAAGACTGAGCGAATTCTTGCAAGAAGGTGAGGGTGCGGCTGTAGCGGTGGGGTTGAAAGATCGCCACAACCCGTCCGTTCGATTTGCCATTATGGTTTTTGGTGGAACTGGCTTCGCGATCCTTTGCTCGCAGACTCGCTGCTGCTAAGGTGACGCGGAGTTCGCTAGGGTGGTGGGCGTAGTCATCGACAAATAAAATGTCGTTGTGTTCGCCTCGAACTTCAAAACGACGCCGTGCTCCTTCAAACGTGGCGACCGCACCGGCGATCGCGGCAAAGTCTAACCCTAATAACCGACCGACTGCGACCGCTGCCAGGGCGTTGCTGAGGTTATGCCGGCCTAGCAATTTCAAGTTCAGCTGCCCCAAGATTTCCCCGCGTTCCCACACTCTGGCCGTGGTGCCATCTGCGCGGGTGGCAATACAATCAACGGTATAGTCAGCTCCTGTCTCTGGCTCTAAGCTATAGCTAATTTTTGGTTTTAGGTTATCTCTTACCGTGAGGCAGTCAATACAGCCCACTAAGGTTTGGCAGCGCCCCTCAAAAATTTTGAAGGTGGCTATTACTTCATCGAGGCTGGCGTAGTGATCTGGGTGATCGAGTTCGATATTTGTCACAACGCCGATTTGGGCTGAAAGCTTGACGAGAGAACCGTCTGATTCGTCTGCTTCTGCAACTAAATACGGCCCTTCTCCCAGTCGGGCGTTGCCTTCCCACGCTTTGACTTCTCCGCCCACCACGATGGTTGGATCTAAACCGGCCTGCATCAGCACGTACCCGATCAAGCTACTTGTTGTTGTTTTCCCGTGGGTGCCGGCTACAGCAATGCTTTGGTACTCTTTGATCAGGGCTGCCAGTAAATCTGAGCGGTGGAAAATCGGACACCCCAAGTCAATCGCCGCTTGATATTCGGCGTTGCCTGAGTGAATTGCTGTTGAGCAGATTACTTGGGGTAAGTTTGCCGGCGGCTTGCCAACCTTTGATGTGCTCTCCAGCGTTGTGGTTGCTGCTGCCGCGCCCTGCTTAGAACTCTCGCTCACACCGGCAGGTGCAAACGTTGCTCCAGTTTGATCGCTTGCCGGCTGAAAAAATTCTAAATTACTTGCGTCTTGACGCCAAAAAATATGAGCGCCAGTTTCCTGCAACCGTTGAGTAATATGGCTAGATTTAAGATCCGAGCCATATACGGGCAGCTGACGCTTAGCTAGAATATAAGCGAGGGCTGACATTCCTATTCCGCCGATTCCGATGAAATGGAATGGCCTGCCGCTGAAATCTACAGAACTCAGCATTTTTAGCTCCTTACACACCACACCACGCCAATAACACGCGATATCATATCAGGAATTCCTTTTTCCCGATACAACCCGGGATAGATTTAGAGAAGTCCCAAAGTTTCGTTTCTCACTTTAGAGCAATGACGGCACAGATGATCTAGCTCTGAGACGCTCATTTGTCTATAGCGAGTGTATTTATCTTGACTGTTTAACTTACATCTGTTGTCCTAGCATTTCCTGAAAAAACAATGATGCCAATAGCATCAGAAATCAGGAACTTGGATTTCTTCAAAAGCGGTATTGGTGGCTTCTGAGAAACAACTGTCAGATATCAGCGCTACTAAAGTTATAAATCTGAGTATTTGAGAGGTATCCGGACGAGCCGGTAATCTAGAGGTTATTTTCGTCACAGGGAGGGAAAATGGCTATATTTATCAAACGCTTTGGCGAAATCCAGCGTTCGAGACTGCGGTGATGAAGGGTGGTTGTGAAGGTTTAGGTACGCAGAAAGTCGCAGTTTTTGGCGGCACCTTCGATCCAGTTCATTTAGGGCATCTGTTAATTGCCCAGACTGCCTCGAGTCAGATGGATCTTGATCGGGTGATTTGGGTTCCCACTCGCTACCCTCCCCATAAATGTTCACAATCATTGGTTGAGTTTGAGCATCGCTTGGAAATGGTGCGGCAGGCAATCGCAGATAATCCGGCGTTTGTTGTTTCGCCGGTAGAAATTAATCGCACCGGCTCTTCGTATGCTATCCAAACTTTCATTGAGCTTCAGGCACTCTATCCTGCGATTCAATGGTACTGGATTGTTGGGGCGGACGCATTCCAAACACTGCCCAAATGGCAATGCCGGGACATTCTAGCTGCGTCTGTTGAGTGGTTGGTAGCACCCCGACTGATGCGAGGGAGTGCTGCTGGAGAGGTCGGTGAGACCGGCTGGAGCGATGGGATTTACTTGGAGACTCAGATACTTTGCCAACAAGTGGCCAATCATCTGGCTCATACGTCTATGCCGGTGCGCTGGCAAGTTCTGCAATCGCCTTTGGTGGCAGTCTCGTCAAGTTTGATTCGTCAGTTTTGCCGCGAACACCGCTCAATCCGTTACTTAGTGCCGGAAGCGGTCAGAATTTACATTGAAGCGGAAAACCTTTATCAGTCCGAAGTTGATCGTTAATTATTCATTCGGATAATATGCCAAGCATTACTGAGGTAAATTCGTTTTATCTATTGATTACGCTTGAGTAATTTTTTATCGTTAAAAATTCATAGCCGCTAAAAATGCATTGATCTCGGTTGGGCCTGCTGGGAGTGCCGGCCAACCAAAATAGCCTGAGCTGTGCGCCCTAGCCAAGTTAAAACCGACCACTTCTTGTTTAAAAAGATGGAGAGCATAGAGGGTACTCTTTTGTGGTATCTTCAACACCAAGTCCCAAAATATAGGCTGGGGCGAACTAGGTATCTATTAAGAAAACAAAGGGGCAAGACGCAGTGATTAGAGTCGCGATCAACGGGTTTGGACGCATCGGACGTAACTTCATGCGCTGCTGGATTGGCAGAACCAACAGCCAACTTGAAGTCGTTGCTATCAACGACACTTCTGACCCAAAAACCAACGCTCACTTGCTGAAATACGACACGATGTTGGGCAAGTTGGACGCCGATATTAGTGCCGATGACAACTCCATTACCGTCAACGGTCATACAGTTAAATGTGTATCAGATCGCAACCCTTTAAACTTGCCCTGGGCTGAATGGGGAATTGACTTGATCATTGAAGCGACCGGCGTGTTTATTGACAATGCCGGTGCCTCGAAGCACATAGAAGCTGGAGCTAAGAAGGTACTGATTACAGCGCCGGGGAAAGGCTCAGACATCGGCACCTATGTGATGGGCGTCAATGACAACGAATACGAACACGATAAGTTCAACGTCCTGAGCAATGCCAGTTGTACAACCAACTGCTTGGCACCTGTGGTCAAGGTGTTGCACGAGAACTTCAATATTATCAAAGGGACGATGACCACCACCCACAGCTATACCGGGGATCAGCGGCTGCTAGATGCTAGCCACCGGGATGTGCGACGTGCACGGGCTGCGGCAATGAACATTGTGCCTACCACCACCGGCGCTGCGAAAGCGGTTGCTTTGGTAATTCCAGAAATGAAGGGCAAGCTGAATGGCATTGCTCTGCGAGTGCCAACACCGAACGTGTCGGTTGTGGATTTGGTGGCTCAAGTTGAGAAACGGACGTTCGCTGAAGAAGTCAATGAAGCGCTGCAACACGCGGCACAAGGTCAACTCAAAGGCATTTTGGAATACAGCGATCTCCCCCTGGTTTCTTGTGACTATAAAGGGAATGATGCTTCTTCCATCGTGGATGCTAGCCTGACAATGGTCATGGATGGCGACATGGTGAAGGTTATTGCCTGGTATGACAACGAGTGGGGCTACAGCCAACGCGTTGTCGATCTCGCTGAATTGGTCGCTCAGAAGTGGGTTGCTTAGGAAGTTGGATGCCGGATTTAAATTTTTAAACCGTTGATTCCGTAAGTGAAACTTAAATGACGAGCGTAGCACATTCAAGTTTCACCTACGTCCGCAGATAAACGCAGATATTTCTAAATGTGGTTAAATATCTGCGTTTCTGTTTATTCGGGTTCGTAAAAATTTAAAATTAGAAATGTTTAAATCCTTGGTTAAGAGTCAGTTGCTGAGCGGGATAAATACCGGCATTGTCTATTAGCCAAACACCAGCTTGTGAAGAAATTGTTCCGACAATAGCTGCACCGGCACCCAATTGATTTAGCAATTTCTGAGCAACTGCTGCCGGCAGGCAAAGCACGAGTTCAAAGTCTTCTCCGCCATATAACGCCCATTCTAAGGCGCGATCTGCCGGCACGAGTTGGTTTAGTGCCGGCGGGATGGGAATACTGTTGCGTTCAATTGTCGCGCCAACTGCACTGGCTTGACAGAGTTGCACGATAGCATCTGCTAATCCATCGCTGCTATCCATGCCAGCTACAGGGATTGGAGATTCTTGACCAAAAATTTCCCAAAGTAGCGGCAATACATCTAATCTGGGTTTGGGGCGCTGGTGAGCGAGTGTGAGGCTGTCTCGCTCAGCCGACTGAAGATTTTGACCAAATTCTGGGTGCAGTAATAATTCTAAACCGGCCCGGGAGGCTCCGTGGCAGCCGGTGACGATAATGGCATCTCCAGGTTGCGCTGCACCACGGCGGATGATCCGATTCGGGTAAGCTTGACCAAAGGCGGTGATCGAGAGAGTAATTATCGGGGAACGGACAATATCGCCGCCGACGATGGGGGTGTTGTGCTGGTGCAGGCAGCTCTGCATTCCGTGATAAAGTCTTTCAACCCAACTGACGGGGGTGGTGCCGGTGATGCCTAAACCCACCGTAATCCCTGCCGGTTGTGCTCCCATTGCTGCGAGATCCGATAAATTAGCCGCAGCAGCACGCCAGCCGGCATCTTCTGGGGATGTTGTACCTTCGCTAAAATGAACGCCATCTACCAACATATCGGTTGTTATTACTAACTGTTGTGCCGGTAACAAATTCATTACCGCCGCATCATCTCCCACCATATCTGGAGGACAGAATTTGTGTAATCGTTTTAAGAGTCCCTGTTCTCCAATATCTTGAACTTGTAAGGACGGGGGATTATCGGTCACGAGTTTTTACAACAATGCCGGTTTAATATTCTTGAATATTATTTTACTGTATTAAGTATATGTTAGATTGATTTCAACATGACTTTTATCTCAATTAAAAACAAAATTTCTTGAATCAGCTATATTTAGAATGGGCGATTAAATAAAATCATTGAATAAGCAAAATCCAGATTAAACAAGCCAAAATTAGCTCAGTTAGAGGCTCTCACTATGCAACTTACAACGGAACAAATAATTTACCCATCCAGTGACGATAAGCCAATGGCAGATAGTACAATTCAGTACAGATGGATTACCCAAATAAAGGGCGGCTGTGACGCAATCTTTAAAGATGACCCAAATGTATTTGTAGCCGGCGATCTATTTTGGTATCCGGTAGAGGGAAATTCCAACATCTGCCAAGCCCCTGATGTAATGGTGGTGTTTGGTAGAGGCAAAAGTGATCGTAAATCTTACAGACAGTGGCACGAAGAAAATATTACTCCCCAAGTCATCTTTGAAGTGCGCTCAGAAAGCGACAGTCAGACAAAGATGGATAAAAAGTTAGTATTTTATAACCGCTATGGAGTCGAAGAATATTACTTGTATGATCCAGCGGATAAAGATTTGAGGGGATGGCGGCGCACGGACGGATTATTAGATGTTATTGATCCGATGATCGGCTGGGTTTCTCCTCGTTTGGGGGTGCGGTTTGAGTTGGGTGATGAGGGGTTGGAACTTTACGCACCTAATGGGGAAAAGTTTGTTGATTATCTGGAGTTATATCAGCAAAGAGAGCAGGAACGACAGGAGAAGGAATTAGCGCAACAACGAGCGGAACGATTAGCCGCGCAGTTAAGAGCGGCAGGAATTGAACCGGAGGCGTGAATTGTTAATTGCTGTAATATTTCAAGCGATTTGTATATCGGCATCTTCTGAAGTGGGAAGGGTGCCGATTTTTACTTGGATGGGGCTTTGTTACGTTATTTGAAGAGAAGCGCAAGTATAGCGGTAGGGTAAGTGTCTAATTAGCTAAAAAATTGCGGAAAATACGGATTATTTGCCAACCTACAAAGCGTTACCCTGAAAGCAAATCCAAGGTTATACGCTTTTTTTATGACACAACCAAATTTCTGGCAATCACTGACAAAAACAGCGACAGGGTTTGGAGAAACAATTAGTAACGCTGCCGCACAAGCAACACAAGCGGCAACAGATACGGCAGCCAAAGCCGGCGAAGCGATTAGCAGTGCGGCATCAGGCACAGCAGCCAAAGCCGGTGAAGCCATTGGCAGTGCGGCATCAGGCACAGCAGCCAAAGCCGGCGAAGCCATTGGCAGTGCGGCATCAGGAGCATCGATAGCTGTAGCAAAAACCGCAGCGAAAGCTGGCGAAGCTATCAGCAATGGGGCATCAGGGGCAACCGTAGCGGCAACGGAAACCGCACTCAAGGCAAAAGGATTTTTCAGCAGTGCGGCATCAGGAGCAACTGCGGCGGCAACAGAGAAAGCAGCCAAAGCCGGCGAAGCCATTGGCAGCGCGGTATCAGAGGCAAGTCAAGCCGTCGTTGGGAAATCTTTAGGAGTAAGTGGAGTCGTTGCCGGCGCTGCCTCTGGTGCCGGTAAAGCAGTTGTGGGGAAAGCGACGGAAGTTGGCGGTGCAATCGCTAACACTGCATCCAAAGCCGGTCAAACTGTTGCTAAAAAAGCGACAAATGCAGCTGCACCTATTATGGATGCTACTGGAAAAAAAATTCAAAATGCTAAAAACGTAACAACTGATTGGCTAATTCGCTTCATAGATAAAGTGGATGTTCCTAAAGCCGAAGCTGAAGTGAGACAGCTACAGCAGCAGTATCCTAACGAAGAACCAAGAAAAATTGCTCATCGTTTGATGGTAGATAAAACGGTGCTTGCAGCCGGCTCAGGTTTGGCTAGCAACTTAGTGCCAGGAGCAGCACTGGCAATGGCAGGCGTTGATTTGGCAGCGATGACTGCTCTTTCAGCAGAATTGATTTATCAGATCGCTGCTGCTTATGGGCAGGATTTGCAATCGAGCGCTCGCAAAGGCGAAGTTATCACAATCTTCACTTTGTCTATGAGTGGAACTTTAGCGCTTGAAGCCGGCTTGGGCTGGTTGGGA is a genomic window containing:
- the thiL gene encoding thiamine-phosphate kinase; this encodes MTDNPPSLQVQDIGEQGLLKRLHKFCPPDMVGDDAAVMNLLPAQQLVITTDMLVDGVHFSEGTTSPEDAGWRAAAANLSDLAAMGAQPAGITVGLGITGTTPVSWVERLYHGMQSCLHQHNTPIVGGDIVRSPIITLSITAFGQAYPNRIIRRGAAQPGDAIIVTGCHGASRAGLELLLHPEFGQNLQSAERDSLTLAHQRPKPRLDVLPLLWEIFGQESPIPVAGMDSSDGLADAIVQLCQASAVGATIERNSIPIPPALNQLVPADRALEWALYGGEDFELVLCLPAAVAQKLLNQLGAGAAIVGTISSQAGVWLIDNAGIYPAQQLTLNQGFKHF
- a CDS encoding EcsC family protein, which encodes MTQPNFWQSLTKTATGFGETISNAAAQATQAATDTAAKAGEAISSAASGTAAKAGEAIGSAASGTAAKAGEAIGSAASGASIAVAKTAAKAGEAISNGASGATVAATETALKAKGFFSSAASGATAAATEKAAKAGEAIGSAVSEASQAVVGKSLGVSGVVAGAASGAGKAVVGKATEVGGAIANTASKAGQTVAKKATNAAAPIMDATGKKIQNAKNVTTDWLIRFIDKVDVPKAEAEVRQLQQQYPNEEPRKIAHRLMVDKTVLAAGSGLASNLVPGAALAMAGVDLAAMTALSAELIYQIAAAYGQDLQSSARKGEVITIFTLSMSGTLALEAGLGWLGNVPVAGAMIGASTNAAMIYALGYGACRFYEAKKRNSLILEGTVVDCQVEGEKYLERTISQEVIVETEKYLEGAISQEVIMDQILIHVFLAGNPDKTGEELLPELQILNLSPASLEAITANIQSPPSLETLLAQINSDFAVPLLVQCQKIAQLDGVVTPEETQVIETIINKFGININNEVK
- the nadD gene encoding nicotinate (nicotinamide) nucleotide adenylyltransferase; the protein is MKGGCEGLGTQKVAVFGGTFDPVHLGHLLIAQTASSQMDLDRVIWVPTRYPPHKCSQSLVEFEHRLEMVRQAIADNPAFVVSPVEINRTGSSYAIQTFIELQALYPAIQWYWIVGADAFQTLPKWQCRDILAASVEWLVAPRLMRGSAAGEVGETGWSDGIYLETQILCQQVANHLAHTSMPVRWQVLQSPLVAVSSSLIRQFCREHRSIRYLVPEAVRIYIEAENLYQSEVDR
- a CDS encoding Uma2 family endonuclease, coding for MQLTTEQIIYPSSDDKPMADSTIQYRWITQIKGGCDAIFKDDPNVFVAGDLFWYPVEGNSNICQAPDVMVVFGRGKSDRKSYRQWHEENITPQVIFEVRSESDSQTKMDKKLVFYNRYGVEEYYLYDPADKDLRGWRRTDGLLDVIDPMIGWVSPRLGVRFELGDEGLELYAPNGEKFVDYLELYQQREQERQEKELAQQRAERLAAQLRAAGIEPEA
- the murC gene encoding UDP-N-acetylmuramate--L-alanine ligase, with translation MLSSVDFSGRPFHFIGIGGIGMSALAYILAKRQLPVYGSDLKSSHITQRLQETGAHIFWRQDASNLEFFQPASDQTGATFAPAGVSESSKQGAAAATTTLESTSKVGKPPANLPQVICSTAIHSGNAEYQAAIDLGCPIFHRSDLLAALIKEYQSIAVAGTHGKTTTSSLIGYVLMQAGLDPTIVVGGEVKAWEGNARLGEGPYLVAEADESDGSLVKLSAQIGVVTNIELDHPDHYASLDEVIATFKIFEGRCQTLVGCIDCLTVRDNLKPKISYSLEPETGADYTVDCIATRADGTTARVWERGEILGQLNLKLLGRHNLSNALAAVAVGRLLGLDFAAIAGAVATFEGARRRFEVRGEHNDILFVDDYAHHPSELRVTLAAASLRAKDREASSTKNHNGKSNGRVVAIFQPHRYSRTLTFLQEFAQSFSDADIVVLTNIYSAGEPDLGQVSGQQVADLIATYHHQVHYQPSLQSVCAFLTETLLPGDVALFLGAGNLNQIIPEVMTFYEKSEQERSHEAHRRA
- a CDS encoding type I glyceraldehyde-3-phosphate dehydrogenase, giving the protein MIRVAINGFGRIGRNFMRCWIGRTNSQLEVVAINDTSDPKTNAHLLKYDTMLGKLDADISADDNSITVNGHTVKCVSDRNPLNLPWAEWGIDLIIEATGVFIDNAGASKHIEAGAKKVLITAPGKGSDIGTYVMGVNDNEYEHDKFNVLSNASCTTNCLAPVVKVLHENFNIIKGTMTTTHSYTGDQRLLDASHRDVRRARAAAMNIVPTTTGAAKAVALVIPEMKGKLNGIALRVPTPNVSVVDLVAQVEKRTFAEEVNEALQHAAQGQLKGILEYSDLPLVSCDYKGNDASSIVDASLTMVMDGDMVKVIAWYDNEWGYSQRVVDLAELVAQKWVA